One segment of Lolium rigidum isolate FL_2022 unplaced genomic scaffold, APGP_CSIRO_Lrig_0.1 contig_31174_1, whole genome shotgun sequence DNA contains the following:
- the LOC124680940 gene encoding monothiol glutaredoxin-S7, chloroplastic-like, whose product MAAVSAPSASTLSSPSLRTALPTRPPSIRFGAAPRPLTLRLSQGARPARRLAAAAGGGAAGPDMRETLDKVVGAHKVVLFMKGTKDFPQCGFSHTVVQILRSLDVPFETLDVLSNDALRQGLKEYSSWPTFPQLYIDGEFFGGCDITLEAYKSGELQETLEKAMCS is encoded by the exons atggccgccgtcTCAGCCCCATCCGCGTCCACGCTCTCCAGCCCGTCCCTCCGGACCGCCCTTCCCACCCGCCCGCCCTCCATCCGTTTCGGGGCGGCACCTCGTCCTCTGACCCTGCGCCTGAGCCAGGGCGCCCggccggcgcggcgcctggcggcggcggcgggcgggggcgCGGCGGGGCCGGACATGCGGGAGACGCTGGACAAGGTGGTGGGGGCGCACAAGGTGGTGCTGTTCATGAAGGGGACCAAGGACTTCCCGCAGTGCGGCTTCTCCCACACCGTCGTGCAGATCCTGCGCTCGCTCGACGTGCCCTTCGAGACGCTCGACGTGCTATCCAACGACGCGCTGCGACAGGGGCTCAAGGAATACTCCAGCTGGCCCACCTTCCCGCAGCTCTACATCGACGGCGAGTTCTTCGGAGGGTGCGACATCACACTCG AAGCATACAAGAGCGGGGAACTGCAGGAAACACTGGAGAAAGCAATGTGCTCCTAG
- the LOC124680939 gene encoding elongation factor Tu, mitochondrial: MASAAVLRGGSRRVLAYPTLRAAVISGPAALPDAAAPQPPPPMAAGLWARSMATFTRTKPHVNVGTIGHVDHGKTTLTAAITKVLSESGNAKSIAFEEIDKAPEEKARGITISTAHVEYETAKRHYAHVDCPGHADYVKNMITGAAQMDGGILVVSAPDGPMPQTKEHILLARQVGVPSLVCFLNKVDVVEDEELLELVEMELRELLSFYKFPGDEIPIVRGSALHALNGTNDEIGKNAILKLMDEVDRYIPDPVRVLDKHFLMPIEDVFSIQGRGTVVTGRIEQGMIKTGEDVEILGLTETGPVKTTVTGVEMFKKMLDHGEAGDNVGLLLRGLKRGDVQRGQVVCKPGCLKTYKKFEAEIYVLTKDEGGRHTAFMSNYSPQFYFRTADITGKIELPEPVKMVLPGDNVTAIFELISPIPLEPGQRFALREGGRTVGAGVVAKVMS, encoded by the exons atggcctccgccgccgtgctccggggcGGCTCCCGCCGCGTCCTCGCCTACCCGACCCTCCGCGCCGCCGTGATCTCCGGCCCCGCCGCGCTCCCGGACGCGGCCGcgccccagccgccgccgccgatggccgCGGGCCTCTGGGCGCGGTCCATGGCCACCTTCACCCGCAC GAAGCCCCACGTGAACGTCGGCACCATCGGCCACGTCGACCACGGCAAGACCACGCTCACCGCCGCCATAACCAAG GTGCTGTCGGAGTCGGGGAACGCCAAGTCCATCGCGTTCGAGGAGATCGACAAGGCTCCGGAGGAGAAGGCCAGAGGAATCACCATCTCAACG GCTCATGTGGAGTACGAGACCGCTAAAAGGCATTATGCTCACGTGGACTGCCCAGGTCACGCTGATTATGTCAAG AACATGATCACCGGAGCTGCTCAAATGGATGGTGGTATTCTCGTCGTGTCAGCTCCCGATGGCCCAATGCCCCAAACGAAGGAGCATATTCTTCTAGCTAGACAG GTTGGCGTGCCATCACTTGTTTGTTTTCTGAACAAAGTTGAtgttgttgaagatgaagagttaCTAGAACTTGTGGAGATGGAGCTTCGTG AGCTCCTCAGTTTCTACAAGTTCCCTGGTGATGAGATTCCTATCGTCCGTGGATCTGCGTTGCACGCCTTGAACGGAACAAATGACGAGATTGGAAAGAATGCTATTTTGAAACTGATGGATGAGGTTGACCGGTACATCCCGGATCCTGTTAGGGTGCTTGACAAGCATTTCTTGATGCCAATTGAAGATGTTTTCTCAATTCAG GGCCGTGGTACTGTTGTGACTGGACGTATCGAACAAGGGATGATTAAAACTGGCGAGGACGttgagatcttaggtttaacagaG ACTGGTCCTGTGAAGACTACAGTTACTGGTGTTGAGATGTTCAAAAAGATGTTGGATCATGGAGAG GCTGGTGACAATGTTGGTCTTCTTCTCCGTGGTCTTAAGCGTGGTGATGTACAACGTGGCCAG GTCGTTTGCAAACCTGGTTGTTTGAAGACTTACAAGAAGTTTGAGGCAGAAATTTACGTCCTGACAAAGGATGAAGGTGGTCGCCACACTGCCTTCATGTCAAACTACAGCCCACAGTTCTACTTCAGAACTGCTGATATCACTGGAAAAATTGAGTTGCCTGAGCCCGTGAAGATGGTTTTGCCTGGTGACAACGTAACTGCAATTTTTGAGTTGATATCGCCTATTCCACTTGAACCAG GGCAAAGATTCGCCCTGAGGGAAGGAGGGAGAACCGTCGGTGCCGGAGTTGTTGCCAAAGTCATGAGCTAA